Genomic DNA from Prunus persica cultivar Lovell chromosome G1, Prunus_persica_NCBIv2, whole genome shotgun sequence:
AACTTGAAGAGCCAGCAAACTTTCTGTACAATTGGCTTAACATATACATTAACTGCACGACTCGCTTTATATAACTCTAGAACTAGTTTTTGTTTAGTGAGCACCAACGATATCATAAATTAGACTACATATCCTGCTGCTTAGGCTTTCGACTCAATTCAGAATACTGGCCACCCATTAGCTGCAAAATTTCTTCCCACAAACTTTCTGACGAAGACTCTGATGAAGCCCCGTAAATCAAATTTGAGCTGCAAGCAGCCACGTACCAATAATCCGATTCAATCTCCTCTGTCAACTGATCCAGCTGCCACCCAGCATAACCAACAAAGAATCTGAAATCCTGGGGCTTAACAAGACCCTTCTTTACTAGCCCAGCAGCTTCATCCAGGCTGTTACGAGCACCAAAACAAAGGCCAGGGATCACTTCTTCAAACCCAGGAAGCTTTGTCTTGCCCGCtgtttttaacaaaaacatGCTTGCCTCGAGAGGCCCACCAAAATGCAAAGAACAATCAGAAAATGTGGTTGCAAGATCAAGATTTGTGGGCTTCATGTGTTTGATCCTTTTGTGGAGTGGCCTGTTGATAACAACTCCAAATGGCCCCTCTTCTGGGTGTCTTGTTCCTGATCTGAGGAGAAGAACAACAGTTCTTTCAAAGGTGCGAACTCCATCAAGCTTTTCTGTGGCAACCAGGACACAGCCTGTCTCAGGTACGGAAATAGGATGAGCCCACTTCAGGCCAAGAGGTTTCGATTGGTAGGGAGTCCCAC
This window encodes:
- the LOC18791124 gene encoding uncharacterized protein LOC18791124, with translation MDLCSLHVKNINRSPFMHRNSFTEKPISWNFGNVRPSWAGVEDGRDFESGVLNSKRRVSSNGFRSLVVRAMGKKNNNGNSSNSSSSSGNGDRSIPEGDGEKENDSSENFRDTSSQKNYRINLDWREFRAKLYTGWQGEQAESDAQNQGGTPYQSKPLGLKWAHPISVPETGCVLVATEKLDGVRTFERTVVLLLRSGTRHPEEGPFGVVINRPLHKRIKHMKPTNLDLATTFSDCSLHFGGPLEASMFLLKTAGKTKLPGFEEVIPGLCFGARNSLDEAAGLVKKGLVKPQDFRFFVGYAGWQLDQLTEEIESDYWYVAACSSNLIYGASSESSSESLWEEILQLMGGQYSELSRKPKQQDM